The following proteins are encoded in a genomic region of Candidatus Neomarinimicrobiota bacterium:
- a CDS encoding glycoside hydrolase family 3 N-terminal domain-containing protein — protein sequence MIDRKAKWVDELLGKLNLAQKVGQMMAFGFAGPVITPDIIELIQKYHVGGLRITLKFRTQTLLHDIKPGTKPNQNILRSLEYPRGKNRDYADPRQCVACTPREYAAVLNQLRDYALDRELGIPIHFTIDQEGNGSDDLINGQRLFPHPMGLAASGEPELAYKVAVAIGKQARAVGANMIHSPVLDVNTNPMNPEIGTRAYSDQPEEVIKYGLETLRGFQETGLIAAGKHFPGRGESVADAHWGLPTVSLEKRLLTETHIAPYPALIAAGLPAIMSAHCCYPALGVTDVPGSTSRKVVTELLREELGFKGIITTDNMMMGGILQRFEIREAIIRAIQAGNDIILYRDESPQRIRILEAVTEAVKNGRIAESQIDESVARILGLRWDMGLVENGGKVDPELAGTPINDPFVIAAAQVAAEKSVLLLRDEANRLPLRPEQKVLLVEQVFSTHQMANNNSCHPGMLWEEMCLESPNVASVEIPMLPDEFDRERVLRRLAEAEVIVTTNYYYYKAAATMSDLVRELHQHGKPVIVISNNPFQMAAPPDFPTVITVFTAGGREHLRAAVQVLYGKLKPSASLAVRLG from the coding sequence ATGATCGATAGAAAAGCAAAATGGGTCGATGAACTGTTAGGCAAACTGAATCTGGCGCAAAAGGTCGGCCAAATGATGGCCTTCGGTTTCGCCGGACCGGTTATTACCCCCGATATCATTGAACTTATCCAGAAGTATCACGTCGGCGGATTGCGAATCACCTTAAAGTTCCGGACCCAAACCTTACTACACGACATAAAACCCGGCACAAAACCGAACCAAAACATCCTTCGGTCGCTGGAATATCCCCGGGGAAAGAATCGCGATTATGCCGATCCCCGCCAGTGCGTCGCCTGTACGCCCCGGGAGTACGCTGCCGTACTGAACCAGCTCCGGGATTATGCCCTTGATAGGGAATTGGGCATTCCTATTCACTTTACCATCGACCAGGAAGGCAATGGTTCCGATGACCTAATCAATGGCCAGCGCTTGTTCCCCCACCCGATGGGTCTCGCAGCTTCAGGCGAGCCCGAACTGGCCTATAAGGTGGCGGTCGCTATCGGGAAACAAGCCCGGGCCGTAGGTGCTAACATGATCCATTCCCCGGTGCTGGATGTGAACACCAATCCGATGAACCCCGAGATCGGTACCCGCGCCTACTCTGACCAGCCGGAAGAAGTCATCAAATATGGTCTGGAAACGCTGCGCGGTTTTCAGGAAACCGGCTTGATCGCCGCCGGGAAACATTTCCCCGGCCGGGGTGAATCGGTGGCCGACGCACACTGGGGCCTCCCGACCGTCAGTCTCGAAAAACGCCTGCTGACTGAGACCCATATCGCCCCCTACCCCGCTCTCATCGCCGCCGGCCTGCCAGCGATTATGAGTGCCCATTGCTGCTATCCGGCCCTGGGCGTGACGGACGTACCCGGTTCCACTTCCCGAAAAGTGGTCACGGAGCTGCTGCGGGAGGAGCTAGGCTTCAAGGGTATCATTACTACCGATAATATGATGATGGGCGGTATATTGCAGCGCTTCGAGATTCGGGAGGCAATTATTCGGGCCATTCAGGCCGGCAATGACATTATTCTGTACCGCGACGAAAGTCCCCAGCGGATCCGGATCCTCGAGGCAGTGACCGAGGCTGTCAAGAATGGACGAATTGCCGAATCTCAGATTGACGAGTCAGTCGCCCGCATCTTAGGTCTGAGATGGGACATGGGGCTCGTAGAAAACGGCGGCAAGGTTGACCCGGAGCTGGCTGGCACTCCAATAAATGATCCCTTCGTGATCGCCGCGGCCCAGGTAGCTGCCGAAAAGTCCGTGCTGCTACTTCGCGACGAAGCAAACCGGCTGCCCCTGCGACCTGAACAGAAAGTGCTCCTGGTAGAGCAGGTCTTCTCAACCCACCAGATGGCCAATAACAACTCCTGCCACCCGGGAATGCTCTGGGAGGAAATGTGTCTTGAATCGCCGAATGTGGCATCGGTAGAGATCCCGATGCTCCCGGATGAGTTCGACCGGGAACGGGTGCTGCGCCGGCTGGCTGAAGCGGAGGTAATCGTCACCACCAACTATTACTATTATAAGGCAGCAGCCACCATGTCCGATCTGGTACGTGAGCTCCATCAGCACGGGAAGCCGGTGATTGTGATTTCAAACAATCCCTTCCAGATGGCTGCTCCACCCGATTTCCCCACGGTCATTACCGTCTTCACCGCCGGTGGACGAGAGCATCTTCGAGCCGCGGTGCAGGTGCTATATGGTAAGCTGAAACCTTCGGCCAGCCTTGCCGTGCGTTTGGGATGA